In Meleagris gallopavo isolate NT-WF06-2002-E0010 breed Aviagen turkey brand Nicholas breeding stock chromosome 2, Turkey_5.1, whole genome shotgun sequence, the following are encoded in one genomic region:
- the DLL1 gene encoding delta-like protein 1 isoform X1: protein MGSRFLLTLALFSALLCRCQVDGSGVFELKLQEFVNKKGLLSNRNCCRGGGPGGAGLQQCDCKTFFRVCLKHYQASVSPEPPCTYGSAITPVLGANSFSVPDGAGGADPAFSNPIRFPFGFTWPGTFSLIIEALHTDSPDDLTTENPERLISRLATQRHLAVGEEWSQDLHSSGRTDLKYSYRFVCDEHYYGEGCSVFCRPRDDAFGHFTCGERGEKVCNPGWKGQYCTEPICLPGCDEQHGFCDKPGECKCRVGWQGRYCDECIRYPGCLHGTCQQPWQCNCQEGWGGLFCNQDLNYCTHHKPCKNGATCTNTGQGSYTCSCRPGYTGSSCEIEINECDANPCKNGGSCTDLENSYSCTCPPGFYGKNCELSAMTCADGPCFNGGRCTDNPDGGYSCRCPLGYSGFNCEKKIDYCSSSPCANGAQCVDLGNSYICQCQAGFTGRHCDDNVDDCASFPCVNGGTCQDGVNDYSCTCPPGYNGKNCSTPVSRCEHNPCHNGATCHERSNRYVCECARGYGGLNCQFLLPEPPQGPVIVDFTEKYTEGQNSQFPWIAVCAGIILVLMLLLGCAAIVVCVRLKVQKRHHQPEACRSETETMNNLANCQREKDISISVIGATQIKNTNKKVDFHSDNSDKNGYKVRYPSVDYNLVHELKNEDSVKEEHGKCEAKCETYDSEAEEKSAVQLKSSDTSERKRPDSVYSTSKDTKYQSVYVISEEKDECIIATEVSIPPGSRTSLGV, encoded by the exons ATGGGAAGCCGCTTCCTTCTGACGCTCGCCCTATTCTCGGCGCTGCTGTGCCGCTGCCAG GTTGACGGCTCCGGGGTGTTCGAGCTGAAGCTGCAGGAGTTTGTCAACAAGAAGGGGCTGCTCAGCAACCGCAACTGCTGCCGGGGGGGCGGCCCCGGAGGCGCCGGGCTGCAGCAGTGCGACTGCAAGACCTTCTTCCGCGTCTGCCTGAAGCACTACCAGGCCAGCGTCTCCCCCGAGCCGCCCTGCACCTACGGCAGCGCCATCACCCCTGTCCTCGGCGCCAACTCCTTCAGCGTCCCCGACGGCGCGGGCGGCGCCGACCCCGCCTTCAGCAACCCCATCCGCTTCCCCTTCGGCTTCACCTGGCCC GGTACCTTCTCGCTCATCATCGAGGCTCTGCACACCGACTCACCCGACGACCTCACCACAG AAAATCCAGAGCGCCTCATCAGCCGCCTGGCTACCCAGAGGCACCTGGCGGTGGGCGAGGAGTGGTCCCAGGACCTGCACAGCAGCGGCCGCACCGACCTCAAGTACTCCTATCGCTTTGTGTGTGATGAGCACTACTACGGGGAAGGCTGCTCTGTCTTCTGCCGGCCCCGTGACGATGCCTTCGGTCACTTCACCTGTGGAGAGCGTGGCGAGAAGGTCTGCAACCCAGGCTGGAAGGGCCAGTACTGCACTGAGC cGATTTGCTTGCCTGGGTGTGACGAGCAGCACGGCTTCTGTGACAAACCTGGGGAATGCAA gtgcAGAGTCGGTTGGCAGGGGCGGTACTGTGATGAATGCATCCGATACCCGGGCTGCCTGCACGGTACCTGTCAGCAGCCATGGCAGTGCAACTGTCAGGAAGGCTGGGGCGGCCTTTTCTGCAACCAGG ACCTGAACTACTGCACTCACCACAAGCCATGCAAGAATGGTGCCACATGCACCAACACTGGTCAGGGGAGTTACACTTGTTCTTGCCGACCTGGGTACACAGGCTCCAGCTGTGAGATTGAAATCAACGAATGTGATGCCAACCCTTGCAAGAATGGTGGAAGCTGCACT GATCTCGAGAACAGTTATTCCTGTACCTGCCCCCCAGGCTTCTATGGTAAAAACTGTGAGCTGAGTGCAATGACTTGTGCTGATGGACCGTGCTTCAATGGAGGGCGATGCACTGACAACCCTGATGGTGGATACAGCTGCCGTTGCCCACTGGGTTATTCTGGGTTcaactgtgaaaagaaaatcgATTACTGCAGTTCCAGCCCTTGTGCTAATG GAGCCCAGTGCGTTGATCTGGGGAACTCCTACATATGCCAGTGCCAGGCTGGCTTCACTGGCAGGCACTGTGACGACAACGTGGATGATTGCGCCTCCTTCCCCTGTGTCAATGGAGGGACCTGTCAGGATGGGGTCAACGATTACTCCTGCACCTGCCCCCCGGGATACAACGGGAAGAACTGCAGCACGCCAGTGAGCAGATGCGAGCACAACCCCTGCCACAACGGGGCCACCTGCCATGAGAGAAGCAACCGCTATGTGTGCGAGTGCGCTCGGGGCTACGGCGGCCTCAACTGCCAGTTCTTGCTCCCCGAGCCACCTCAGGGACCGGTCATCGTTGACTTCACAGAGAAGTACACAGAGGGCCAGAACAGCCAGTTCCCCTGGATCGCAGTGTGCGCCGGGATTATTCTGGTcctcatgctgctgctgggctgcgcCGCCATCGTTGTTTGCGTCAGGCTGAAGGTGCAGAAGAGGCACCACCAGCCTGAGGCCTGCAGGAGCGAAACGGAGACCATGAACAACCTGGCGAACTGCCAGCGCGAGAAGGACATCTCCATAAGCGTCATCGGCGCCACTCagattaaaaacacaaataagaAAGTAGACTTTCACAGCGATAACTCCGATAAAAATGGCTACAAAGTTAGATACCCATCAGTGGATTACAATTTGGTGCATGAACTCAAGAATGAGGACTCTGTGAAAGAGGAGCATGGCAAATGTGAAGCCAAGTGTGAAACGTATGATTCagaggcagaagagaaaagcGCAGTACAGCTAAAAAG tAGTGacacttctgaaagaaaacgGCCAGATTCAGTATATTCCACTTCAAAGGACACAAAGTACCAGTCGGTGTACGTCAtatcagaagagaaagatgagTGCATCATAGCAACTGAGGTTAGTATCCCACCTGGCAGTCGGACAAGTCTTGGAGTGTGA
- the DLL1 gene encoding delta-like protein 1 isoform X2, whose product MGSRFLLTLALFSALLCRCQVDGSGVFELKLQEFVNKKGLLSNRNCCRGGGPGGAGLQQCDCKTFFRVCLKHYQASVSPEPPCTYGSAITPVLGANSFSVPDGAGGADPAFSNPIRFPFGFTWPGTFSLIIEALHTDSPDDLTTENPERLISRLATQRHLAVGEEWSQDLHSSGRTDLKYSYRFVCDEHYYGEGCSVFCRPRDDAFGHFTCGERGEKVCNPGWKGQYCTEPICLPGCDEQHGFCDKPGECKCRVGWQGRYCDECIRYPGCLHGTCQQPWQCNCQEGWGGLFCNQDLNYCTHHKPCKNGATCTNTGQGSYTCSCRPGYTGSSCEIEINECDANPCKNGGSCTDLENSYSCTCPPGFYGKNCELSAMTCADGPCFNGGRCTDNPDGGYSCRCPLGYSGFNCEKKIDYCSSSPCANGAQCVDLGNSYICQCQAGFTGRHCDDNVDDCASFPCVNGGTCQDGVNDYSCTCPPGYNGKNCSTPVSRCEHNPCHNGATCHERSNRYVCECARGYGGLNCQFLLPEPPQGPVIVDFTEKYTEGQNSQFPWIAVCAGIILVLMLLLGCAAIVVCVRLKVQKRHHQPEACRSETETMNNLANCQREKDISISVIGATQIKNTNKKVDFHSDNSDKNGYKVRYPSVDYNLVHELKNEDSVKEEHGKCEAKCETYDSEAEEKSAVQLKSSDTSERKRPDSVYSTSKDTKYQSVYVISEEKDECIIATEV is encoded by the exons ATGGGAAGCCGCTTCCTTCTGACGCTCGCCCTATTCTCGGCGCTGCTGTGCCGCTGCCAG GTTGACGGCTCCGGGGTGTTCGAGCTGAAGCTGCAGGAGTTTGTCAACAAGAAGGGGCTGCTCAGCAACCGCAACTGCTGCCGGGGGGGCGGCCCCGGAGGCGCCGGGCTGCAGCAGTGCGACTGCAAGACCTTCTTCCGCGTCTGCCTGAAGCACTACCAGGCCAGCGTCTCCCCCGAGCCGCCCTGCACCTACGGCAGCGCCATCACCCCTGTCCTCGGCGCCAACTCCTTCAGCGTCCCCGACGGCGCGGGCGGCGCCGACCCCGCCTTCAGCAACCCCATCCGCTTCCCCTTCGGCTTCACCTGGCCC GGTACCTTCTCGCTCATCATCGAGGCTCTGCACACCGACTCACCCGACGACCTCACCACAG AAAATCCAGAGCGCCTCATCAGCCGCCTGGCTACCCAGAGGCACCTGGCGGTGGGCGAGGAGTGGTCCCAGGACCTGCACAGCAGCGGCCGCACCGACCTCAAGTACTCCTATCGCTTTGTGTGTGATGAGCACTACTACGGGGAAGGCTGCTCTGTCTTCTGCCGGCCCCGTGACGATGCCTTCGGTCACTTCACCTGTGGAGAGCGTGGCGAGAAGGTCTGCAACCCAGGCTGGAAGGGCCAGTACTGCACTGAGC cGATTTGCTTGCCTGGGTGTGACGAGCAGCACGGCTTCTGTGACAAACCTGGGGAATGCAA gtgcAGAGTCGGTTGGCAGGGGCGGTACTGTGATGAATGCATCCGATACCCGGGCTGCCTGCACGGTACCTGTCAGCAGCCATGGCAGTGCAACTGTCAGGAAGGCTGGGGCGGCCTTTTCTGCAACCAGG ACCTGAACTACTGCACTCACCACAAGCCATGCAAGAATGGTGCCACATGCACCAACACTGGTCAGGGGAGTTACACTTGTTCTTGCCGACCTGGGTACACAGGCTCCAGCTGTGAGATTGAAATCAACGAATGTGATGCCAACCCTTGCAAGAATGGTGGAAGCTGCACT GATCTCGAGAACAGTTATTCCTGTACCTGCCCCCCAGGCTTCTATGGTAAAAACTGTGAGCTGAGTGCAATGACTTGTGCTGATGGACCGTGCTTCAATGGAGGGCGATGCACTGACAACCCTGATGGTGGATACAGCTGCCGTTGCCCACTGGGTTATTCTGGGTTcaactgtgaaaagaaaatcgATTACTGCAGTTCCAGCCCTTGTGCTAATG GAGCCCAGTGCGTTGATCTGGGGAACTCCTACATATGCCAGTGCCAGGCTGGCTTCACTGGCAGGCACTGTGACGACAACGTGGATGATTGCGCCTCCTTCCCCTGTGTCAATGGAGGGACCTGTCAGGATGGGGTCAACGATTACTCCTGCACCTGCCCCCCGGGATACAACGGGAAGAACTGCAGCACGCCAGTGAGCAGATGCGAGCACAACCCCTGCCACAACGGGGCCACCTGCCATGAGAGAAGCAACCGCTATGTGTGCGAGTGCGCTCGGGGCTACGGCGGCCTCAACTGCCAGTTCTTGCTCCCCGAGCCACCTCAGGGACCGGTCATCGTTGACTTCACAGAGAAGTACACAGAGGGCCAGAACAGCCAGTTCCCCTGGATCGCAGTGTGCGCCGGGATTATTCTGGTcctcatgctgctgctgggctgcgcCGCCATCGTTGTTTGCGTCAGGCTGAAGGTGCAGAAGAGGCACCACCAGCCTGAGGCCTGCAGGAGCGAAACGGAGACCATGAACAACCTGGCGAACTGCCAGCGCGAGAAGGACATCTCCATAAGCGTCATCGGCGCCACTCagattaaaaacacaaataagaAAGTAGACTTTCACAGCGATAACTCCGATAAAAATGGCTACAAAGTTAGATACCCATCAGTGGATTACAATTTGGTGCATGAACTCAAGAATGAGGACTCTGTGAAAGAGGAGCATGGCAAATGTGAAGCCAAGTGTGAAACGTATGATTCagaggcagaagagaaaagcGCAGTACAGCTAAAAAG tAGTGacacttctgaaagaaaacgGCCAGATTCAGTATATTCCACTTCAAAGGACACAAAGTACCAGTCGGTGTACGTCAtatcagaagagaaagatgagTGCATCATAGCAACTGAG GTGTAA